One window from the genome of Streptomyces cadmiisoli encodes:
- a CDS encoding lysine N(6)-hydroxylase/L-ornithine N(5)-oxygenase family protein yields the protein MTRPAIPHTPHDETQAPRDLVGIGIGPFNLSLAALAHPLAELDAVFYEQRPTFDWHPGLLIDGATIQVPFLADLVTLADPASPWSFLNYLKTRDRLFPFYFAQQFHIQRAEYDAYCRWVAENLPGLHFRHQVDAVRWNPERDVFEVDFTRLDADGEAESLGRTHTRNVVLGIGTEPHVPDPLRPLVDAPGVPVLHAADYLAHRDTLLAAEHVTVIGSGQSGAEIFLDLLRHRPHGREQLHWLGRTESFAPMEYSKLGLEHFTPDYTRYFHALAEPVRDTLVTAQWQLHKGIDAGTIAAVHDELYRRTLHGGWPDAVLTPGVRVRTAGRIATSKIELHVEHTQQGTRSRLTTDAVVLATGYRERPLTRLLAGLDPYLRRDSHDRPRLDEEFRLLLDPSVTGSIHVQNTELHTHGVGTPDLGLAAWRSATILNALTGKQPYPLPHRTAFTTFGLEQHPSQLPSARRPRTLTPLADGI from the coding sequence ATGACCCGCCCCGCCATCCCCCACACCCCGCACGACGAGACCCAGGCCCCCCGCGACCTGGTCGGCATCGGCATCGGCCCCTTCAACCTCTCCCTCGCCGCCCTCGCGCACCCCCTCGCCGAACTCGACGCCGTCTTCTACGAACAGCGCCCCACCTTCGACTGGCACCCCGGACTGCTCATCGACGGCGCCACCATCCAGGTGCCGTTCCTCGCCGACCTCGTCACCCTCGCCGACCCCGCCAGCCCCTGGTCCTTCCTCAACTACCTCAAGACCCGGGACCGCCTCTTCCCGTTCTACTTCGCCCAGCAGTTCCACATCCAGCGCGCCGAGTACGACGCCTACTGCCGCTGGGTCGCCGAGAACCTCCCCGGACTCCACTTCCGCCACCAGGTCGACGCCGTCCGCTGGAACCCCGAACGCGACGTCTTCGAAGTCGACTTCACCCGCCTCGACGCCGACGGAGAAGCCGAGTCCCTCGGCCGGACACACACCAGGAACGTCGTCCTCGGCATCGGCACCGAACCCCACGTCCCCGACCCCCTGCGCCCCCTCGTCGACGCACCCGGCGTACCCGTGCTCCACGCCGCCGACTACCTCGCCCACCGCGACACCCTGCTCGCCGCCGAACACGTCACCGTCATCGGCTCAGGACAGTCCGGCGCCGAGATCTTCCTCGACCTGCTGCGCCACCGCCCGCACGGCCGCGAGCAACTGCACTGGCTCGGCCGCACCGAGTCCTTCGCGCCGATGGAGTACTCCAAACTCGGCCTGGAGCACTTCACCCCCGACTACACGCGCTACTTCCACGCGCTCGCCGAACCCGTCCGCGACACACTGGTCACCGCGCAGTGGCAGCTCCACAAGGGCATCGACGCCGGCACCATCGCCGCCGTCCACGACGAGCTCTACCGCCGCACCCTGCACGGCGGCTGGCCCGACGCGGTCCTCACCCCCGGCGTCCGCGTCCGCACCGCCGGCCGCATCGCCACCTCCAAGATCGAACTCCACGTGGAACACACCCAGCAGGGCACCCGCTCCCGGCTCACCACCGACGCCGTCGTCCTCGCCACCGGCTACCGTGAACGCCCCCTCACCCGCCTCCTCGCCGGCCTCGACCCCTACCTGCGCCGCGACAGCCACGACCGGCCCCGCCTCGACGAGGAGTTCCGCCTCCTCCTCGACCCCTCCGTCACCGGCTCGATCCACGTCCAGAACACCGAACTGCACACCCACGGCGTCGGCACCCCCGACCTCGGCCTCGCCGCCTGGCGCAGCGCCACCATCCTCAACGCGCTGACCGGCAAGCAGCCCTACCCCCTGCCGCACCGCACCGCGTTCACCACCTTCGGCCTGGAACAGCACCCGTCCCAGCTCCCGTCCGCACGCCGGCCGAGGACGCTCACCCCCCTGGCGGACGGGATCTGA
- a CDS encoding bifunctional metallophosphatase/5'-nucleotidase, translating to MPLNRRKFLKESAVTGAGVAVAGAAAPAAQAVGGSRRPRPAKRYALTVMGTTDLHGRVFNWDYFKDAEYSDAQGNAQGLARISTLVDQVRREKGRRNTLLLDAGDTIQGTPLTYYYAKVDPITAEGGPVHPMAQAMNAIGYDAVALGNHEFNYGIETLRRFEEQCDFPLLGANAVDARTLRPAFPPYFMKTFRVPGGPPVKVAVLGLTNPGIAIWDKAYVQGRLAFPGLEEQAAKWVPKLRSMGADVVVVSAHSGSSGTSSYGDQLPYVENAAALVAQRVPGIDAILVGHAHVEIEELLVTNERTGRTVVLSEPLCYAERLTLFDFELVLERGGWRVESVRASLRDSSTVEDDPRITGLLSDEHRKVVEYVNQVVGTATQTLTTVEARCTDAPIIDLITKVQEDVVRAALAGTEHASLPVIAQASPFSRTSQIPAGEVTVRDLSSLYVYDNTLVAKVLTGAQLRAYLEYSAEYFVRTAPDAVVDVDALTNAGGRPDYNYDYVSGVSYEIDIARPAGSRIVNLAYGGAPLDDAGRFVFAVNNYRANGGGAFPHVASAQELWSESTEIRTRITEWVTAKGVLDPKDFASVGWRLTRDGTPVF from the coding sequence ATGCCGCTGAACCGCCGCAAGTTCCTGAAGGAGTCCGCCGTGACCGGAGCGGGGGTGGCGGTCGCCGGGGCGGCGGCCCCGGCGGCGCAGGCTGTCGGGGGAAGCCGCCGGCCGAGGCCGGCGAAGCGGTACGCGCTCACCGTGATGGGCACCACCGACCTGCACGGACGCGTCTTCAACTGGGACTACTTCAAGGACGCGGAGTACTCCGACGCCCAGGGCAACGCGCAGGGGCTGGCCCGGATCTCCACGCTGGTCGACCAGGTGCGCCGGGAGAAGGGCCGCCGCAACACGCTGCTGCTGGACGCGGGCGACACGATCCAGGGCACCCCGCTGACGTACTACTACGCCAAGGTCGACCCGATCACCGCCGAGGGCGGTCCCGTGCACCCGATGGCGCAGGCGATGAACGCGATCGGCTACGACGCGGTGGCGCTCGGCAACCACGAGTTCAACTACGGCATCGAGACACTGCGCAGGTTCGAGGAGCAGTGCGACTTCCCGCTGCTCGGCGCGAACGCGGTCGACGCGCGGACGCTGCGGCCGGCTTTCCCGCCGTACTTCATGAAGACCTTCCGGGTGCCGGGCGGGCCGCCGGTGAAGGTGGCGGTGCTGGGGCTGACGAACCCGGGAATCGCGATCTGGGACAAGGCGTACGTGCAGGGCAGGCTGGCTTTCCCGGGGCTCGAGGAGCAGGCGGCGAAGTGGGTGCCGAAGCTGCGGTCGATGGGTGCGGACGTGGTGGTGGTCTCCGCGCACAGCGGCTCGTCCGGCACGTCGTCGTACGGTGACCAGCTGCCGTACGTCGAGAACGCGGCGGCGCTGGTCGCGCAGCGGGTGCCGGGGATCGACGCGATCCTGGTCGGCCACGCGCACGTGGAGATCGAGGAGCTGCTGGTCACCAACGAGCGGACCGGCCGGACGGTGGTCCTTTCGGAGCCGCTGTGCTACGCCGAGCGGCTGACGCTGTTCGACTTCGAGCTGGTGCTGGAGCGGGGCGGGTGGCGGGTCGAGTCGGTGCGGGCGTCGCTGCGCGACTCCAGCACGGTCGAGGACGATCCGAGGATCACCGGGCTGCTGTCGGACGAGCACCGGAAGGTCGTGGAGTACGTCAACCAGGTCGTCGGTACCGCGACGCAGACCCTGACGACCGTCGAGGCCCGCTGCACGGACGCGCCGATCATCGATCTGATCACGAAGGTGCAGGAGGACGTGGTCAGGGCGGCGCTGGCGGGCACGGAGCACGCGTCGCTGCCGGTGATCGCGCAGGCGTCGCCGTTCTCCCGCACCTCGCAGATCCCCGCGGGCGAGGTGACCGTCCGGGACCTGTCGAGTCTGTACGTGTACGACAACACGCTGGTCGCCAAGGTGCTGACGGGTGCGCAGCTGCGGGCGTATCTGGAGTACTCGGCGGAGTACTTCGTGCGGACGGCGCCGGACGCGGTGGTCGACGTGGACGCGCTGACCAACGCGGGGGGCCGTCCGGACTACAACTACGACTATGTGTCGGGTGTGTCGTACGAGATCGACATCGCCCGGCCGGCGGGTTCGCGGATCGTGAACCTGGCCTACGGCGGCGCTCCGCTGGACGATGCCGGGCGGTTCGTGTTCGCGGTGAACAACTACCGGGCCAACGGCGGCGGTGCCTTCCCGCACGTGGCGTCCGCGCAGGAGCTGTGGTCGGAGTCGACGGAGATCCGCACCCGGATCACGGAGTGGGTGACGGCGAAGGGTGTGCTGGACCCGAAGGACTTCGCCTCGGTGGGCTGGCGGCTGACCCGCGACGGGACCCCGGTGTTCTAG
- a CDS encoding SIMPL domain-containing protein has translation MTSPTADEPRPPAAPHGTPDAPRLAVRGEAHLEVDPEIARIGIVVTARGRDRRSTLDDLTQRNTTALDLVKSYGEAVEHIETGAFSITPELTGHGRGERVRSYHGRVHITAELTDFTALGELTTRLADLDLTRVDGPWWTLRPDSPAHRQARRQAVHDAVQRAREYAEALGTTLAALVELADLGAEGPQPFPAAQTGRMRSMAYAATAEDTTAAPLDLEPQRQHVYAQVNARFTMVPPRL, from the coding sequence ATGACCTCACCCACCGCCGACGAACCCCGCCCGCCCGCCGCCCCCCACGGCACCCCCGACGCCCCCCGCCTCGCCGTCCGCGGCGAAGCCCACCTCGAGGTCGACCCCGAGATCGCCCGCATCGGCATCGTCGTCACCGCCCGCGGCCGCGACCGGCGCTCCACCCTCGACGACCTCACCCAGCGCAACACCACCGCCCTCGACCTCGTCAAGTCCTACGGCGAAGCCGTCGAACACATCGAGACCGGCGCCTTCTCCATCACCCCCGAACTCACCGGACACGGCCGCGGCGAACGCGTCCGCAGCTACCACGGCCGCGTCCACATCACCGCCGAGCTGACCGACTTCACCGCCCTCGGCGAACTCACCACCCGACTCGCCGACCTCGACCTCACCCGCGTCGACGGCCCCTGGTGGACCCTGCGCCCCGACTCACCCGCCCACCGGCAGGCACGCCGGCAAGCCGTCCACGACGCCGTACAGCGCGCCCGCGAGTACGCCGAAGCCCTCGGCACCACCCTCGCCGCCCTCGTCGAACTCGCCGACCTCGGAGCCGAAGGCCCCCAGCCCTTCCCCGCCGCCCAGACCGGCCGGATGCGCTCCATGGCCTACGCCGCCACCGCCGAGGACACCACCGCCGCACCCCTCGACCTGGAACCCCAGCGACAACATGTGTACGCCCAGGTCAACGCCCGATTCACGATGGTGCCGCCCCGGCTGTGA
- the pyk gene encoding pyruvate kinase, which yields MRRAKIVCTLGPATDSYDQIKALVEAGMDVARFNLSHGTYAEHEERYQHVRKAADETGRSVGVLADLQGPKIRLGRFTEGPVLLERGDTFTITVEDGAEGDRHSCGTTYEGLAADVTPGERILVDDGKVCLQVTDVDGPRVHTKVVEGGIVSDHKGLNLPGVAVSVPALSVKDQSDLRWALRTGFDVIALSFVRSGRDIRDVHRIMAEEGRRLPVIAKVEKPQAVDAIDDIVAAFDGIMVARGDLGVEMPLEQVPIVQKRAIKLARRNAKPVIVATQMLDSMIDNSRPTRAEASDVANAVIDGTDAVMLSGETSVGKHPVETVRTMAKIVEAAEEDILAKGLPPLTERNKPRTQGGAVARAAAEMGDFLGAKFLVAFTQSGDTARRLSRYRSPIPLLAFTSEQGTRSQLSLTWGAETFLGPYVDSTDAMVHQVDDLLTKYGRCQRGDTVVITAGSPPGVPGTTNMVRVHHIGESTT from the coding sequence ATGCGCCGAGCAAAGATCGTCTGTACTCTGGGCCCCGCCACCGACTCGTACGACCAGATCAAAGCCCTGGTCGAAGCCGGAATGGACGTCGCCCGATTCAACCTCAGCCACGGCACCTACGCCGAGCACGAGGAGCGCTACCAGCACGTCCGCAAAGCCGCCGACGAAACAGGCCGAAGCGTCGGTGTCCTCGCCGACCTTCAAGGCCCGAAGATCCGCCTCGGCAGATTCACCGAAGGCCCCGTACTCCTTGAACGCGGCGACACCTTCACCATCACCGTCGAAGACGGCGCCGAAGGCGACCGCCACTCCTGCGGAACCACCTACGAAGGCCTCGCCGCCGACGTCACCCCCGGCGAACGCATCCTCGTCGACGACGGCAAAGTCTGCCTGCAAGTCACCGACGTCGACGGACCCCGCGTCCACACCAAGGTCGTAGAAGGCGGCATCGTCTCCGACCACAAGGGCCTCAACCTGCCCGGCGTCGCCGTCTCCGTCCCCGCGCTGTCCGTCAAGGACCAGTCCGACCTGCGCTGGGCCCTGCGTACCGGATTCGACGTCATCGCCCTGTCCTTCGTCCGCAGCGGCCGCGACATCAGGGACGTCCACCGCATCATGGCCGAGGAGGGCCGCCGCCTCCCGGTCATCGCCAAGGTCGAGAAGCCCCAGGCCGTCGACGCCATCGACGACATCGTCGCCGCCTTCGACGGCATCATGGTGGCCCGCGGCGACCTCGGCGTCGAAATGCCCCTGGAGCAGGTCCCCATCGTCCAGAAGCGCGCGATCAAGCTCGCCCGGCGCAACGCCAAACCGGTCATCGTCGCCACCCAGATGCTCGACTCGATGATCGACAACTCCCGCCCCACCCGCGCCGAGGCCAGCGACGTCGCCAACGCCGTCATCGACGGCACCGACGCCGTGATGCTCTCCGGCGAGACGAGCGTCGGCAAACACCCCGTCGAGACCGTCCGGACCATGGCCAAGATCGTCGAGGCGGCCGAGGAGGACATCCTGGCCAAGGGCCTCCCGCCGCTCACCGAACGCAACAAGCCCCGCACCCAGGGCGGCGCCGTCGCCCGCGCCGCCGCCGAGATGGGCGACTTCCTCGGCGCGAAGTTCCTGGTCGCCTTCACCCAGTCCGGCGACACGGCCCGCCGCCTGTCCCGCTACCGCTCGCCCATCCCCCTCCTCGCCTTCACCTCGGAGCAGGGGACACGCTCGCAACTGAGCCTGACCTGGGGAGCGGAGACCTTCCTCGGTCCCTACGTGGACTCCACCGACGCGATGGTCCACCAGGTGGACGACCTCCTGACCAAGTACGGCCGCTGCCAGAGGGGCGACACCGTGGTCATCACCGCGGGCTCACCCCCCGGAGTGCCCGGCACCACGAACATGGTCCGCGTCCACCACATCGGCGAGAGCACGACGTAG